A stretch of the Vulcanisaeta souniana JCM 11219 genome encodes the following:
- a CDS encoding carbamoyltransferase C-terminal domain-containing protein gives MKEVVSAVYHVDGTARPQTVARDENPTWYELIKAFKDLTGEGIILNTSFNLAGEPLVETPSDALKSFALGGLDAIYIQGWIIKKR, from the coding sequence GTGAAGGAGGTTGTGTCAGCAGTCTATCACGTTGATGGGACTGCGAGACCACAGACGGTTGCGAGGGACGAGAACCCAACTTGGTACGAACTCATAAAAGCCTTCAAGGACCTGACTGGCGAGGGCATTATACTGAACACAAGCTTCAACCTAGCAGGAGAACCACTGGTAGAAACACCAAGCGACGCCCTAAAATCCTTCGCCCTCGGAGGACTAGACGCAATATACATACAAGGCTGGATAATAAAAAAGAGGTGA
- a CDS encoding glycosyltransferase family 4 protein, with amino-acid sequence MRVCILEEFTRLGGGQVYALQMARALTELGHSVEFVVTGDIKVDPKYPVRHVDVGFKASYDPASLLINYINHRRLRRLLGRYVDDCDLVINNHPNYIPYNKGPIVLHGLSFVDFIIDENGNIRNQLLFWVLSRIYRMYDGSYMIYNSRYTMNLAKKLLPKIGIEPRLEYVLSPHYTISTDSIPEKEDYVLTLGRLEWSKGYRELIKIAPRIGKRIIVAGRADARESREVIRVLRGVKNIDVMPDIDEKTKEELYKHASIYLHLKLNEHFGIAVLDAIATATIPIVPRTGGPWTDIVEEGKYGLGYTNTEEIPQLINKAEETINRERVFEGRERYSPENFRRRLMKALSMAIHSEDAE; translated from the coding sequence ATGAGGGTATGCATACTTGAGGAATTCACAAGGCTTGGTGGCGGGCAGGTCTATGCACTGCAGATGGCTAGGGCGTTAACGGAGCTTGGGCACTCCGTGGAGTTCGTGGTCACTGGTGACATCAAGGTTGACCCCAAATACCCAGTGAGGCACGTGGACGTGGGTTTCAAGGCGTCCTACGACCCAGCCTCACTACTCATTAACTACATAAACCATAGGAGGTTAAGGAGACTGCTGGGTAGGTACGTCGATGACTGTGACCTAGTCATAAATAATCACCCAAACTACATACCATACAACAAAGGCCCAATAGTGCTTCACGGGCTCTCCTTCGTGGACTTCATAATCGATGAGAATGGGAACATAAGAAACCAACTACTGTTTTGGGTACTCTCAAGGATTTACAGGATGTACGACGGCTCATACATGATCTACAACTCAAGGTACACAATGAACCTAGCCAAGAAACTACTGCCAAAAATTGGCATAGAACCAAGGCTCGAGTATGTACTAAGCCCACACTACACAATAAGCACAGACAGTATACCGGAGAAGGAGGACTACGTACTAACCCTGGGAAGACTCGAGTGGAGCAAGGGCTATAGGGAACTAATAAAGATAGCACCAAGGATAGGGAAGAGAATAATTGTGGCGGGTAGGGCAGACGCGAGGGAATCAAGGGAGGTAATAAGGGTTCTCAGGGGCGTTAAAAACATAGACGTGATGCCGGACATAGACGAAAAGACGAAGGAGGAACTATACAAACACGCATCAATATACCTACACCTCAAACTAAACGAGCACTTCGGGATAGCCGTACTAGATGCCATAGCCACGGCAACAATACCAATAGTACCAAGGACAGGAGGACCCTGGACAGACATAGTGGAGGAGGGAAAATACGGATTAGGATACACAAACACCGAGGAAATACCACAACTAATAAACAAAGCCGAAGAAACAATCAACAGAGAAAGGGTATTCGAAGGCAGGGAAAGGTATAGCCCAGAGAACTTCAGGAGGAGACTCATGAAGGCATTATCAATGGCGATACACAGTGAAGATGCGGAATGA
- a CDS encoding FkbM family methyltransferase gives MRKIISLAMNINCKMPEGFIKQMIKYVFDIRGVTLIDNIRLFTNIPIINGLNYILYKLNINISYSFLQNQLILIKYRDKDYSPKFLIRPYSGDLYDVLSEKYELSNWLSPVLNEIRNAIIVDVGAYIGGYTVRACKKAGQVIAIEPLEDAVLLLRKNVELNGCQNVNIIKKAVWKEKGIVLMKQAKFNEGGSAISPIGDIMVEADTLDNIIRELGISHIDFLKIDIEGAEAEAIQGMRETLKITDYLMIELRSSTLWLINELNKLGFKVLDCVNYGNFINVFLHNENKLNNTHL, from the coding sequence GTGAGGAAAATAATATCATTAGCAATGAATATTAATTGTAAAATGCCTGAAGGGTTCATAAAGCAAATGATTAAGTACGTATTTGATATTCGTGGAGTAACATTAATAGATAATATTCGGTTATTTACAAATATACCCATAATAAACGGACTTAATTATATATTATATAAATTAAACATAAATATATCATATAGTTTCTTGCAAAATCAGTTAATATTGATAAAATATCGTGATAAAGACTATAGCCCAAAATTTCTAATCAGACCATATAGCGGTGATTTATATGACGTATTATCTGAGAAGTACGAGCTAAGTAATTGGTTATCTCCCGTACTAAATGAAATTAGGAATGCAATTATTGTTGATGTCGGAGCATATATAGGTGGCTATACCGTTAGGGCTTGTAAAAAGGCTGGGCAGGTAATTGCCATTGAACCATTAGAGGATGCCGTACTTTTGCTCCGTAAAAATGTAGAACTTAATGGATGTCAAAATGTGAATATAATCAAAAAGGCAGTATGGAAGGAAAAGGGCATAGTTTTAATGAAGCAGGCTAAATTTAATGAGGGAGGGTCGGCCATAAGCCCTATTGGCGACATTATGGTTGAAGCAGATACCCTCGATAATATAATAAGGGAATTAGGAATTAGCCACATAGACTTTCTAAAGATTGATATTGAGGGCGCTGAAGCAGAAGCAATACAAGGAATGAGGGAAACCCTAAAGATTACGGATTATTTAATGATAGAGCTAAGATCTAGCACATTATGGCTAATTAATGAGCTAAATAAGTTAGGGTTTAAGGTATTAGATTGTGTAAATTATGGCAACTTTATTAACGTGTTTCTACACAATGAGAATAAACTAAATAATACACACTTATAA
- a CDS encoding DUF2079 domain-containing protein: protein MQSISRYVIINEIEKRKIIIKLFSLPLLIQFYIIFTLGYLNITPQLYNYEAIRASAIAFMVGLFLLLTPIITNQVKQAINDKYYAATLLIFLAITYELTYLATVPPYYGLSLGASLDTATYLQSFASLTYYRQFLVSFVGPFFSVHASPILLLIYPIYEVYPSIFTLMTIQVAILMLPIPLMYKLGMKILNNPKHALATALLYILYPWIITAYAPFEIVTLAGSFMAMTLITMYLNDKKAYWASLTLAMASIEYVPLFGIGLSIYQALSKEHRKLALLTFIYSIAWLIADYYLVMYFSGWTHNIFSNLYGAALSSLLTNITNKLLNPNTTKALIVDPQTRMVMDTTNVLSGIIQQATSQYNIKVQYVIEVFGPLAFINFLEPQTILLMPWLAALLTNFTPYYIPNVYYTILISAVALPATIWALRRLKIETRKRALTALLIINTITGLLMGPLTPLSGLYYGNTIPNWNTPVANQYDLAMIQLANYIPWNASVAVPATAVPWYSITRYGWGNHGVPFLGPNNNTQYVVYSPLVPTGYPYSTGDSEYGPYAFDDGAWILKANYTGPIKIINGFYYENTYVINPVLPGTWQYPIAQIPPTNITIQITTETKPQQAITLLNTTLLKTQLQQPQGMSCANVLGPGFSEIIIPGGTYIAQSITINETTRISSITVFTSYDTSLATAELATTSSLVLNQENTIYTHTFGTPWWCLPRSWTTPITANPDITLKPGTYYIILTFPIQGQTICEQIPNTPKALLINATTGQIIKQLPCTLGTIITIHLQSSLQTVLPINVTMSILNYTITMNGNQEITMSTKIKNTQSLSLTINMPEIKPNAQLIIKLKVITQDTVEPLTPWYLIPTIGLIPTYLSLILAMLILNK, encoded by the coding sequence ATGCAGTCAATCAGTAGGTACGTCATTATTAATGAGATTGAAAAAAGGAAAATCATCATTAAATTGTTCTCTTTACCGCTATTAATTCAATTCTACATAATATTTACACTCGGCTACCTAAACATAACGCCACAACTATACAATTACGAAGCAATACGCGCATCAGCAATAGCATTTATGGTAGGGCTCTTTCTACTCTTAACACCAATAATAACAAATCAAGTAAAGCAGGCAATAAACGACAAATATTACGCAGCAACACTACTAATATTCCTGGCAATAACCTACGAACTAACCTACCTAGCCACAGTACCACCATACTACGGATTAAGCCTAGGGGCAAGCCTGGACACGGCAACATACCTACAATCCTTCGCCTCACTAACGTACTACAGGCAATTCCTGGTAAGCTTCGTAGGACCATTCTTTAGCGTTCACGCATCACCAATACTACTCCTAATATACCCAATCTACGAGGTATACCCATCAATATTCACATTAATGACGATACAAGTCGCAATACTAATGCTACCAATACCACTAATGTACAAACTAGGCATGAAAATACTCAACAACCCAAAGCATGCACTGGCCACAGCACTACTATACATACTATACCCATGGATAATAACCGCATACGCACCATTCGAAATAGTCACGTTGGCAGGGTCATTCATGGCGATGACACTAATAACCATGTACCTAAATGACAAAAAGGCTTATTGGGCATCATTAACCCTAGCCATGGCATCGATAGAATACGTACCATTATTCGGCATCGGACTAAGCATATACCAAGCACTATCAAAAGAACATAGAAAACTAGCCCTACTAACATTCATATACTCAATAGCATGGTTAATAGCTGACTACTACCTGGTAATGTACTTCAGCGGGTGGACACACAACATATTCTCAAACCTATATGGAGCAGCCCTAAGCTCACTGCTAACAAACATAACAAACAAACTACTAAACCCCAACACCACTAAGGCGCTCATTGTAGATCCGCAAACTCGCATGGTCATGGACACAACCAATGTACTAAGCGGCATAATTCAACAAGCCACCTCTCAATACAACATAAAGGTCCAATACGTGATAGAGGTATTTGGACCCCTGGCATTCATAAACTTCCTCGAACCACAAACAATACTACTAATGCCCTGGCTAGCGGCATTACTAACAAACTTCACACCATACTACATACCAAATGTATACTACACAATCCTCATAAGCGCAGTCGCACTGCCGGCAACAATATGGGCACTAAGGAGGCTAAAGATTGAAACGAGGAAGAGAGCACTAACGGCACTACTAATAATAAACACAATAACGGGACTACTCATGGGACCACTAACACCACTCTCCGGGCTATACTACGGAAACACAATACCAAACTGGAACACACCAGTGGCCAACCAATACGACCTAGCCATGATACAACTAGCCAACTACATACCATGGAACGCATCAGTAGCCGTACCAGCCACGGCAGTCCCCTGGTACTCAATAACAAGGTACGGATGGGGAAACCACGGAGTACCATTCCTCGGACCAAACAATAATACTCAGTACGTGGTTTACTCACCACTCGTGCCAACAGGATACCCGTACAGCACTGGAGACAGTGAATACGGCCCATACGCCTTTGATGATGGCGCATGGATACTGAAGGCAAACTACACAGGGCCAATAAAGATAATCAACGGGTTCTACTACGAGAACACCTACGTAATAAACCCAGTACTGCCAGGTACGTGGCAATACCCAATAGCCCAAATACCACCAACAAACATAACAATACAAATAACCACAGAAACAAAACCACAACAAGCAATAACACTACTAAACACAACACTACTCAAAACACAACTACAACAACCCCAGGGGATGTCCTGTGCCAATGTACTTGGCCCAGGGTTCAGTGAAATAATCATACCTGGAGGCACTTACATTGCACAATCAATAACTATAAACGAAACAACAAGAATAAGCTCAATAACAGTATTCACATCATATGATACTAGCCTAGCCACAGCAGAACTAGCAACAACATCATCATTGGTGCTTAATCAAGAAAATACAATATATACACACACCTTTGGAACGCCATGGTGGTGCTTACCACGTTCCTGGACAACACCAATAACAGCAAACCCAGACATAACCCTAAAACCAGGAACATACTACATAATACTAACATTCCCAATACAAGGACAAACAATATGCGAACAAATACCAAACACACCAAAGGCACTACTCATAAACGCAACAACAGGACAAATAATAAAACAACTACCATGCACCCTAGGAACAATAATAACAATACACCTACAAAGCAGTCTCCAAACAGTACTACCAATAAACGTAACGATGAGTATATTAAATTATACGATCACAATGAATGGAAACCAGGAAATAACGATGAGTACTAAAATCAAGAATACACAAAGTCTATCACTAACAATAAACATGCCAGAGATAAAGCCCAATGCGCAATTGATTATAAAGTTAAAAGTAATAACGCAGGACACCGTGGAGCCACTAACACCATGGTATTTAATACCGACAATAGGATTAATACCAACATATTTATCGCTAATATTGGCGATGTTAATCCTTAATAAGTGA
- a CDS encoding ATP-binding protein has product MRRVRLSFADLTIEFVDRDLALKLIEKWAEKSTFPVQVIYGPEGCGKTAWLLQSIELLKDREFNIIYVNPINKEVLAEFGVASLKDEFLRMVREALAQNALGRLAWLAFDLAKDLIKATRGKIAVIVDDAFQVIGVKESALYVKALLNLIEYPPEHYEKIITIAATSEGVSRREIGRHEWSDVIPMWNMAREGFKQLYEQLPGEKPPFEEVWKLTGGNPRMLERLYSAGWDVDRVVEDFIRRRGVDVFVSSLSDSERRMLAEAVEDPDALFTREGIPLMSKLIELNLVLDISDRKPYLWIDQPPPEKDEELGIGRRVAWQSPLHREAVRRILETQSQ; this is encoded by the coding sequence GTGAGGAGGGTTAGGCTAAGCTTCGCCGACTTAACGATTGAATTCGTTGATAGGGACCTCGCCCTCAAACTCATTGAGAAATGGGCCGAGAAAAGCACCTTCCCAGTCCAAGTCATCTATGGACCAGAGGGCTGCGGTAAGACCGCCTGGCTCCTACAATCCATTGAGTTGCTTAAAGACCGCGAATTCAACATCATCTACGTCAACCCAATCAATAAGGAGGTCCTCGCCGAGTTCGGTGTGGCTAGTCTCAAGGATGAATTCCTTAGGATGGTTAGGGAGGCTCTTGCCCAGAATGCCCTCGGTAGGTTGGCTTGGCTTGCCTTCGACCTCGCCAAGGATTTGATCAAGGCTACTAGGGGCAAGATAGCCGTAATAGTCGATGATGCCTTCCAGGTAATCGGCGTTAAGGAGTCCGCATTGTACGTGAAGGCACTGCTAAACCTAATCGAGTACCCACCCGAGCATTACGAGAAAATAATCACAATAGCCGCTACGAGTGAGGGTGTTTCGAGGAGGGAGATTGGTAGGCATGAGTGGTCTGACGTAATACCCATGTGGAATATGGCGAGGGAAGGCTTCAAGCAACTATACGAGCAATTACCAGGCGAGAAGCCACCATTCGAGGAGGTCTGGAAATTGACGGGTGGAAACCCGAGGATGTTAGAGAGGCTTTACAGTGCTGGTTGGGATGTTGATAGGGTGGTTGAGGATTTCATTAGGAGGAGGGGCGTTGATGTTTTTGTAAGCTCGCTAAGTGATAGTGAGAGGCGCATGTTGGCGGAGGCTGTTGAAGATCCAGACGCGCTATTCACGAGGGAGGGAATACCACTAATGAGCAAATTAATCGAGCTAAACCTGGTACTCGACATATCGGACAGGAAGCCATACCTATGGATAGACCAACCACCACCTGAGAAAGATGAGGAACTCGGGATTGGCAGGCGCGTCGCGTGGCAATCACCACTGCATAGGGAGGCCGTGAGGAGGATACTGGAAACGCAATCTCAATAA
- a CDS encoding glycosyltransferase: protein MLKCIIIGMNAVARASVVWLNYNSMRFIDIALESLNSFLSLDFDGYELVVVDNASTDGSFERIRRFIEEKRPSGVRVKIVRNERNLGYAGGMNVGWEARDPDSKYVAFANNDLIPTPQSLTKLIEHMEGNEGVAAVSGLIYYGDGRIIYSAGGWGDELWFFDDICNGFVIDECPGINKEHHVTYSDGAYMVVRVDVVRRTMPNGKPFIDETFLYLDDVLLGLVLWNMGYKSMYIPINAGLHFTSMTTRGPLISRYVIRSFTALSIIVETKYSNTTKHLLMIRRSIGNKILCLFKDDFCLKYYGYIDGIRLGNYLRSVLGTLNLYKAPYVKVSIYDLIKEALMVRGRVKVTHNMLVNS from the coding sequence ATGCTTAAATGTATTATCATTGGCATGAATGCTGTGGCTAGGGCGTCTGTGGTTTGGCTTAATTACAATAGCATGAGGTTCATCGACATTGCCCTGGAGAGCCTTAATTCCTTCCTTAGCCTTGACTTTGATGGTTATGAGTTGGTTGTTGTTGATAATGCCTCCACGGATGGTAGCTTTGAGCGTATTAGGAGGTTCATTGAGGAGAAGAGGCCGAGTGGTGTTAGGGTTAAGATAGTACGCAATGAGAGGAACCTCGGGTACGCTGGCGGCATGAACGTTGGTTGGGAAGCCAGGGACCCAGACTCGAAGTACGTAGCCTTCGCAAACAACGACCTAATACCAACACCACAATCACTAACCAAACTAATAGAGCACATGGAAGGCAATGAGGGGGTAGCTGCAGTAAGCGGATTAATATATTATGGCGATGGAAGAATTATTTATTCAGCAGGAGGGTGGGGTGATGAGCTATGGTTCTTTGACGATATTTGTAATGGATTCGTAATTGACGAATGCCCAGGAATCAATAAGGAGCACCATGTGACATACTCAGATGGAGCATACATGGTGGTGAGGGTCGACGTCGTAAGGAGGACGATGCCAAATGGCAAACCATTCATAGACGAAACATTCTTATATCTAGACGACGTCTTGCTAGGATTAGTATTGTGGAACATGGGATATAAATCTATGTATATACCAATAAATGCTGGATTGCATTTTACTAGTATGACTACGAGAGGTCCATTAATATCTCGATATGTAATAAGGAGTTTTACTGCGTTAAGCATAATCGTAGAAACTAAATATTCTAATACTACGAAGCATTTGTTAATGATCAGGCGAAGTATTGGTAATAAAATTTTATGTTTATTTAAAGATGATTTTTGCTTAAAGTACTACGGTTATATTGATGGAATAAGACTTGGAAACTATCTCAGATCAGTCTTAGGAACTCTGAATCTCTATAAAGCGCCTTATGTTAAGGTTAGTATTTATGATTTAATAAAGGAAGCACTTATGGTAAGAGGACGAGTAAAAGTTACGCATAATATGCTAGTAAATTCATGA
- a CDS encoding FkbM family methyltransferase, which translates to MGIIRDLSVALASRRLFSNWLSAGFKYLLTRHGLGRDFVTVKCGDASYRLSPGMYSFIINAYHDGLITEFKCGGSMELLLGGIAKLVISKNGDELFIAPDGIKLRGEDSMDLTVLFETWLYEIHFLGFNLDGWLVVDIGAYIGDTPLYFAKRGAFVVAVEPVPYHFEAMLRNIELNPELKSRILPINAAIADKDGSVEIAVEGRIDGEASIFKKGKGVKVRSFTLSSLLNHVRSLGVDINAFRVRALKMDCKGCEWDVVSNELNTLRLFDVLKIEYSGYLRNYTADELMNRVESAGFRCRRYAHNQIAVRIGLDRHGMLSCLRV; encoded by the coding sequence ATGGGCATTATTAGGGATTTAAGTGTGGCATTGGCCAGTAGGCGTTTATTCAGTAATTGGCTTAGTGCTGGCTTTAAGTACCTCCTCACTAGGCATGGGTTGGGTAGGGACTTCGTAACCGTTAAGTGCGGTGACGCCAGTTATAGGCTGAGCCCAGGCATGTACTCATTCATCATTAATGCATACCATGATGGCCTCATTACTGAATTTAAGTGCGGTGGTTCCATGGAGCTCCTGCTTGGCGGCATTGCCAAGCTTGTAATTAGTAAGAATGGTGATGAGTTGTTCATAGCACCAGATGGTATTAAGCTTCGTGGTGAGGATTCCATGGATTTAACCGTGCTCTTCGAGACATGGCTTTACGAAATCCACTTCCTCGGCTTTAATCTTGATGGTTGGCTTGTTGTTGATATTGGCGCTTACATAGGCGATACACCGCTCTACTTCGCTAAACGCGGCGCCTTCGTTGTGGCAGTCGAACCTGTCCCATACCACTTTGAGGCTATGCTCAGGAATATTGAATTAAATCCTGAACTCAAGTCAAGGATATTACCGATAAATGCTGCCATAGCTGATAAGGATGGAAGTGTTGAAATAGCAGTAGAGGGTAGGATTGATGGTGAAGCCTCCATATTTAAGAAGGGTAAGGGTGTTAAGGTTAGGTCATTTACGTTAAGTTCACTATTAAACCACGTTAGGAGCTTGGGGGTTGACATTAATGCCTTTAGAGTTAGGGCTTTGAAGATGGATTGTAAGGGTTGTGAGTGGGATGTGGTGAGTAATGAGTTAAACACCCTAAGGCTCTTCGACGTACTAAAGATTGAGTATAGTGGATACTTGAGGAATTACACGGCTGATGAACTAATGAACAGAGTCGAATCAGCGGGATTCAGGTGTAGGAGGTACGCACACAACCAAATAGCCGTGAGAATCGGTTTGGATAGGCATGGGATGCTTTCGTGCTTGAGGGTGTGA
- a CDS encoding glycosyltransferase: protein MSITLSMIVKNSVSRIGPNIFKKVLFSSLQVPYDTIILVDDGNDNTKLIVRDFASEHNKEILILRSPYEKPTRALARQMAINAFLENTVSEWLFFLDDDAILRPGWWEVSKELMKDPAVGEIWGINWDLDNRRKEYVELLGDSYKEYLIRAFQIRGGTHDTLYRRDAIRDVIIPHWLHVYEDAWLHHYVNCKGWKSAINEIGIIHLNSPISSGFMSDAQKTIIKYRLLLKYGIDTDEKVKIRIKNSQAVRLRYSISWYGIIYGTVRHMIYLLYGSIKQFLYALSKSKGLIDCNNILHE, encoded by the coding sequence ATGAGCATTACTTTATCGATGATTGTGAAGAATTCTGTAAGTCGTATTGGTCCGAACATATTTAAGAAGGTGTTGTTCAGTAGTTTGCAAGTTCCTTATGACACGATAATACTTGTTGATGATGGTAACGACAATACTAAGTTAATCGTTAGAGATTTCGCCAGTGAGCATAATAAAGAAATCTTAATACTACGTAGCCCTTATGAAAAACCTACCAGGGCATTAGCGCGTCAAATGGCAATAAACGCGTTCTTGGAGAATACGGTTAGTGAATGGTTATTTTTCTTAGATGATGACGCGATATTAAGACCTGGTTGGTGGGAAGTCTCTAAAGAGTTAATGAAAGACCCAGCCGTGGGTGAGATCTGGGGTATTAATTGGGATCTTGATAATAGGAGGAAGGAATACGTGGAACTACTAGGCGACTCGTACAAGGAATACCTAATAAGGGCGTTCCAAATAAGGGGCGGAACACACGACACATTATATAGGAGAGATGCAATAAGAGATGTAATAATACCGCACTGGCTCCATGTTTATGAAGATGCATGGTTGCATCACTACGTAAATTGTAAAGGGTGGAAAAGCGCAATAAATGAAATAGGTATAATACACCTAAATTCACCGATAAGCTCAGGTTTTATGAGTGATGCGCAGAAGACGATTATAAAATATAGATTGTTACTTAAATATGGGATTGATACTGATGAAAAAGTAAAAATAAGGATTAAGAATTCTCAAGCAGTTAGGTTAAGGTATTCAATTTCATGGTACGGAATAATATACGGTACTGTAAGACACATGATCTATCTTTTATACGGTTCAATTAAGCAGTTTCTTTACGCTTTATCAAAATCAAAGGGATTAATCGATTGCAATAATATTTTACATGAATAA
- a CDS encoding methyltransferase domain-containing protein — MLEGVTMCNVAVLEFFHNNTEPGEFLGKAVLEVGSRYVNGSVRPFIERFLKPRLYVGIDLEPGLFVDVVTPAEFMVNVFGVNRFDVVVSTELLEHVRNWRVVVNAMKLVLKPGGLIFIITRSRGFPYHAYPFDFWRYEVGDMARIFRDFEIITLMRDPMEPGVFLKARKPMNWRPADLFNIELYSMILGRRTRDIPSLDDMPILRRVTLTILNSRLASTMPGTLRRLLTRAVS, encoded by the coding sequence GTGCTTGAGGGTGTGACCATGTGCAATGTGGCCGTTCTCGAGTTCTTCCACAACAATACCGAGCCAGGTGAATTCCTCGGTAAGGCGGTTCTTGAGGTTGGTAGTAGGTATGTTAATGGTAGTGTTAGGCCATTCATTGAGAGGTTCCTAAAGCCAAGGCTGTATGTTGGTATTGACCTTGAGCCTGGGCTCTTCGTTGATGTTGTCACGCCGGCCGAGTTCATGGTCAATGTCTTTGGTGTTAATAGGTTTGATGTTGTGGTATCCACGGAGTTGCTTGAGCATGTCCGTAATTGGAGGGTTGTGGTTAATGCCATGAAGCTTGTGTTAAAGCCCGGAGGACTCATATTCATCATAACAAGGTCTAGGGGTTTCCCATACCACGCATACCCCTTTGATTTCTGGCGTTATGAGGTTGGTGACATGGCTAGGATATTCAGGGACTTCGAAATAATAACCCTAATGAGGGATCCAATGGAACCCGGCGTGTTCCTGAAGGCTAGGAAGCCAATGAATTGGAGGCCAGCAGATCTCTTCAACATTGAGCTCTACTCAATGATTTTGGGCAGGAGGACTCGAGACATACCAAGCCTAGACGACATGCCAATACTGAGGAGGGTAACCCTAACAATACTAAACTCAAGACTCGCAAGCACAATGCCAGGCACACTGAGGCGGCTACTAACGAGGGCAGTATCCTAA
- a CDS encoding PaREP1 family protein: protein MDAETLERPLPKPTMEDYINARLLESLIEAKLSTEFLSKGLIRDASGKAFQAWRALLAALLRLELSNLLKVAKTEEKRNWLVNRAVPRVPTTRMKALSQILEEIGYVGIYFATSTALELHDYQHNGPDPDMAMSKYRNRQEAAVAVINLIKELMRRIEELKPRIKWSDDLESAFKALKESRCW from the coding sequence GTGGATGCGGAGACCCTTGAGAGACCTCTACCTAAGCCAACCATGGAGGACTACATCAATGCGAGGCTCCTAGAGTCATTGATTGAAGCCAAGCTATCCACCGAATTCCTCAGCAAGGGCCTCATTAGGGATGCTTCAGGTAAGGCTTTCCAAGCCTGGAGAGCCCTATTAGCTGCGTTGCTGAGACTTGAGCTAAGTAACCTCCTAAAGGTCGCCAAGACTGAGGAGAAGAGGAATTGGCTAGTAAATAGGGCTGTCCCTAGGGTACCAACCACTAGGATGAAGGCACTATCACAAATACTCGAGGAAATCGGGTATGTGGGGATATACTTCGCCACGAGCACAGCCCTGGAACTACACGACTACCAACACAACGGCCCGGACCCAGACATGGCAATGAGCAAGTACAGGAATAGGCAGGAGGCGGCAGTGGCCGTGATAAACCTTATAAAGGAATTGATGAGGAGGATTGAGGAACTGAAACCAAGAATCAAGTGGAGCGATGACTTAGAGAGTGCGTTTAAAGCCTTGAAGGAGAGCAGGTGTTGGTAA